In Bacillus sp. NP247, one DNA window encodes the following:
- a CDS encoding MIP/aquaporin family protein, producing MLKKAISEFIGTFVLVLFGTGVAVTGGGIEGIGTLGIAMAFGLSIVAMAYSIGTISGCHINPAVSIAMFINKRMNAMELSYYLLAQILGGLLGTATLVTILRSAKLPLDNLGQNSFGTLGLSGAFLVEFILTFVFVLVIIAVTGKKGSSSLAGLVIGFTLVLIHLLGIPLTGTSVNPARSIAPALFAGGEAISQLWVFIVAPILGGIVAAIIGKFILNTEK from the coding sequence ATGTTAAAAAAAGCAATCTCTGAATTTATTGGTACATTTGTGCTTGTATTATTCGGAACGGGAGTAGCTGTCACTGGCGGCGGAATTGAAGGGATCGGAACGTTAGGTATCGCTATGGCTTTCGGATTATCTATTGTAGCTATGGCATATAGCATTGGAACGATTTCAGGATGTCACATTAACCCAGCAGTATCAATCGCTATGTTCATCAACAAAAGAATGAACGCTATGGAACTTAGTTATTATTTATTAGCTCAAATTTTAGGTGGTTTATTAGGAACTGCAACGTTAGTAACAATTTTACGATCTGCTAAATTACCTTTAGATAATTTAGGACAAAATAGTTTTGGAACTCTTGGTTTATCCGGAGCATTTTTAGTTGAATTCATTTTAACTTTCGTATTTGTTTTAGTTATCATTGCTGTAACAGGTAAAAAAGGAAGTTCTTCTTTAGCTGGACTAGTAATTGGTTTCACGTTAGTATTAATTCACTTATTAGGTATTCCGTTAACTGGAACATCTGTTAACCCAGCTCGTAGTATCGCACCAGCTTTATTCGCTGGCGGAGAAGCAATTTCTCAACTATGGGTATTCATCGTTGCCCCAATTCTTGGTGGTATCGTGGCAGCTATCATAGGAAAGTTTATTTTGAATACTGAAAAATAG
- a CDS encoding multidrug resistance efflux transporter family protein has product MRAILLGLLSSAFFSATFIINRAMNVSGTSWAWTASFRFLFALPILFLIVLFRKNLGALWEELKKHPLVWIGWGSVAGIGFYSLLSFAAVFSPAWLVAGTWQVTILAGLLLSPLFFIKIETKSGTKLVRGKIPLRSLYVALFILLGVLCMQATEAGHITMTQFISGFSPVVLAAFLYPFGNRKMMELVGGRLDTFQRVLGMAIGSLPITILLGIYGFSTTGIPSSSQMMQGFLLALCSGVIATMTFFFATDLAKDNLALLGAVEATQAGTMVFTVLGEIIFLNGSFPSGLSLIGMIIIMLGMVVNSVLNRSVPVIKQKKSA; this is encoded by the coding sequence CGCGCAATACTACTAGGTCTTTTATCATCGGCCTTTTTTTCTGCAACCTTTATTATTAACAGAGCAATGAATGTATCTGGAACAAGCTGGGCTTGGACTGCTTCCTTCCGTTTTCTATTTGCTCTCCCTATTTTATTCCTTATCGTTTTATTTCGCAAAAACTTAGGAGCTTTATGGGAAGAATTAAAAAAACATCCATTGGTATGGATCGGGTGGGGATCGGTCGCTGGCATCGGCTTCTATTCTTTATTAAGTTTCGCAGCTGTTTTTTCTCCAGCTTGGCTCGTTGCTGGAACTTGGCAAGTTACGATATTAGCAGGTTTACTTTTATCGCCATTATTCTTCATTAAAATAGAAACAAAATCAGGTACAAAACTTGTACGCGGAAAAATTCCACTGCGCAGTTTATACGTCGCTTTATTTATTTTACTTGGTGTACTTTGTATGCAAGCTACTGAAGCGGGTCATATTACAATGACTCAATTCATTTCTGGTTTTTCACCTGTCGTTTTAGCAGCTTTCTTATATCCCTTCGGTAACCGAAAGATGATGGAACTTGTTGGCGGGCGTCTTGATACATTCCAACGTGTATTAGGAATGGCAATCGGAAGTCTCCCTATTACAATTCTACTTGGTATATACGGATTTTCCACTACCGGTATTCCATCATCAAGTCAAATGATGCAAGGATTTTTGTTAGCATTATGTTCCGGAGTTATTGCGACGATGACATTTTTCTTTGCTACTGACTTAGCAAAAGACAATCTTGCTTTACTTGGAGCTGTTGAAGCAACACAAGCTGGAACGATGGTCTTCACTGTGCTTGGTGAGATTATTTTCTTAAATGGTTCATTCCCTAGCGGTCTGTCACTGATTGGGATGATTATTATAATGTTAGGAATGGTCGTAAATAGTGTTTTAAACCGTTCTGTTCCAGTCATTAAACAAAAAAAATCAGCATAA